The segment GTGCTGCCCTTCCGATGTCAACACCTGGCCTCAGTTCTGGTGTCCTCCTGTTTAAACCCAGGAGTCCCACACTCCTGGCACATGTAGTTGTGTCCATACCCAGCACTAGGCAGCAAATTCACATTGTATCCACTCCACACTCAGTTTGCATCATTTCTGAAGGAggttttattatccccattttccagctGAGGAAATGGGGCCATCAGCTCTAAATGCCCCATGGTCCCAGCAGATCGGAAATTCAAACCCAGGGCTGACTGACCTCAGGGTTGGTGCTCTGTGATGTCCAAGAGTTAGGGCCACTGGACATTGAAAGAAAATGTCCTGGGGACACTTCAAAGCCTGTGACTACTCAAAGAGAGCACACTGCCCCAAAATGCCCACGGACATCCTATTTGTGTCACTGTATCACTGTTAAGACAACTCAGATCAGCAGCCTTTATTCAACACCTCAGACTTAAGTGCTTCAGACTTGGGCACCTTGGACATCTGGAGTCACTCAATCGGAAGATTTTGTGGCCATAGTGTGAATGAGTCTGAAAGGGATATGTGAATGCCTCTGCAAGGCCTGGTGACAGGACTGACAGAGTTGGGATCTAAGGCATATGTTGCTTGCAGAAGTGACCTATCGCACCGACAGCACAGAAATGCCTTTGACATGGGGGACAGGGAAGGTGTAGACATTTATAGGTAAGGGTTCACAGTGACTCATTCCTTGCTGTCATTGTTAATGAATCAAACAGTATCTAATATCAAAGCTGATACATGGAAATTGTCCCCACAAAAATCCCCTGGGAAGAGAAGGGGGTATCTTCTCTGTTCTCTGACCTGTGGGAACAGGGGGTGTTCCCAAGCTTCAGATGACCTAGAATTAAATGCACATCATTTAATCTTCCATGTAGAAAGACCACATAAAAACTACTCAATTGTTTGAAAGGTCAAATGCTGGTCTCTTGCTGTATTACAAGGTTGAATAAATAAGAATTAGAGTAAAACCTCACAGATGCATACAGTTCAAATACACACAGATGTTGTAAGTGATGGGATCAGCCCAAATTAGTGAAACATCTGAGTTAACCAAATAAGTTTAAATCCAGTTTAATTACATGTTTTTCAAAGGCCAGGCACTTAGGAGATACCTTATAAGTATGAATGGATATATTGATGAATGGACTGGTGGATAAGTAGGTGAACAGGTGGCTGGCTGGATGGCAGTTAACACATATCACAGTCTGTCCCAAGCACTATTCTAAGTACTTAACATTTATAAGCTCACTCAATTCTAAAAGAATCCTATGAGGTAAGTCCTGTTAATACCCTCATTTCAAAgtggaggtcacacagctgctgaatggcagagccaggatttgaatccaaggTGTTTGGCTATAGAGTCCCAGTTTGTAACCACAGAGAATTCATGAATGTATGTTTTAATTGTaatgttttaatgttttattatgttttaatacCATTTCATTATGCCAATATTGTGCTGCTGGAGTGtttaaaatgtgtttccataATTACATCTGCTGCTTCAAAATGAGGTAACAAGTCCAGTGCCCACCATTTCATGGATGGAGTACTGTGcccagaaaaggaagaatattaGCTCCAGCCTCCCAGCAGCCTGTGCCCAACTGAGGCTAGAACTCAGACCTCTCCATGACACTTCCAATTTCTTACTGCCATTCCACAGCTGCTCTAGTGCACCTTTGTAAACTCATCTCGCTGGTCCACATCCAGATTCTTTCAATGGTTCCACAATAGAGGAACGTAAACATACCACTTACATCAGGTTTCCCCCAGCAGGTGGTATCACTGAAGCCCCTCCTAACAGGTTTTATGGTGACCGAGAGATGCCACCACTCCAGAAGCCCAGCTTTTGGCCTTTTACTGAAGCTGCAGTTGGCTTTAAGGATCTGCTGGTTGCTTCTAGCATGCACttggtttttccttttcaaaagagCCCATTGAAAAAGGGACATGAGCATGAACAGTGCCAAGGAACCAGGAAGGGCTTCTCAGGGCGCATGTACAGTTCCTGCCAGCAGGCGGCGCCAGAGCCCAGCAGTCACAAATGCCCCACGCGGAGGCTGGCTGCCTGCGTTTGAGCCCTGACTCGTCTACCTAGATGAGTGACTTCAGGCAAGTCACTTGGCTCcatgtgcctcggtttccccctCCACAAAATGGGCACAACCATAACACCTACCTCACGAAGTTgttttgaggatcaaatgagattatACATAAAGCGCTTAGCAGTGGTGCTCATAAGCACACACCCAATAAATGTTAGGTTCTCTTTCATCATCACAATCATCATTTTGTTAGAATACCAAGGGATTATCCACAGTGATCCATTGTTCTAGAGAATTTTTATTGAAAACAGATGAAAAGGTCACCAGCTGGGGTCCTAGATACCTTTTGATTATTCAAAGATCCTTCATAATTAACCTTTATGATGAGATTTTATTCGTAAAAGAGTTACTGCTGAAATGGATTTTGAGGAGGGCAGTGACTTGCTTGTTAGCCCTGGGGCTTTAACAACCTCACCTTCTATCAAAAGATGGGGTTCTGGGTACCAGAGAGACGCCTTCCGACCACTCTGCCACGGCATCCAGCAGCCACTGACAGACTTGTGGTGCTGCACTGGGAAAAATAGATCAGTTTTGTATCACTTGGCACTTTGCCAATATTAAACAAAAGCTTTATTAAATTATTACTGAACAATTGTGTGTCCCTGAAGTAGCTTCAGATTtatttatatgctttttttttttaagtcttgaaCATGGAGACATTCAGTTCCTCATACATTCCAAGAAGAGCATTTTGTGAAATTTTCAGATGGAAAATGAAATCTTAGTGGCCATGACTTTCCATAATTTTGCTGGGATCCACCCTTGTTTTTCCAGCTGTACCTGAGGTAAAGTTCCTGTGCGGGGCAGACATCCTGAAGAGCTTCCAGACTCCCAACCTTTGGAAAGACTCAGACATTGAGGAAATAGTGAAGAAGTTTGGTGTGGTGTGCGTGAGCCGGACAGGTTATGACCCCGAGGGGTACATCTCGAGCTCGCCAATCCTGCAGAGGTACCAGCGCAACATTCACCTGGCCAGAGAGCCCGTGCAGAACGACATCAGTGCTACGTACATCAGGCAGGCCTTGCGCCAAGGGCAGAGCGTGAAATATCTGCTCCCAGATGCCGTCATCGCCTACATCAGGGATCACAACCTCTACATGAGGGACACTTCTTGGACGGGCAATCACAGCATGCCGAGGAATGAAGGGAAAACGAGCTGGGGAGGGCCATCCACGTCTCCTCTGAGCCCCTCCTGAGAAGAGGGTAGTTAAGggctttctttttactttttgcttttccagttttcatttgttttatttctacagTGATTTTACTTCTTAGGAGAGTTCTGTCCCTGGAAGAGATACCTTCTTTTGCAAGGAGCAGGTGTCTCGATCACAAGGATGAGCATTTATAAAAGAAGTTAAAATGGCGTGGCAGGTCAGTAGGATTCGGCACCATCTCCCAGAACCTCTGGATGAAGAGGCCTTCTTTTTTGTAAATGGTAATTGCAGTGTGAGCACTGAAGGAGGTTCTGCGAGTGGCAGGGTCCCTGAGGGTCCAGTCGTAATTGCCCACAATGCACTTTTTCACTAGGACCAGGTGCAACATACTGGTCTTGATTGGAAAGACTTGTCAGGCTGCTAATTACCACACAGTAGGCTTTGTCAACACCTCATTTCAGACCAAAATAATACTAATTGAGGGGTCAAAAATTTGGAAGCAACACTTCCCCATTTTACATGGAACCTTCCCCGAGGAACCATGGTCTGCCTGCCTACTGGCcgttaataaaatttaaattcaaatcTATCCAAGTCGTGATCCTCAAACAATATTTTTGATACAGCAGATATTTTTAacacaacttttctataaatgccAGGTCTTCTGATTTGAAGTTTCCAAAAAGGAACGGAGGTAAAGCAGATGCCTCGACTGTCTTAGAGGATCTTTTTGAATGTTTTATGACTACCTGCCTGTTTGAATATTGGCAAAGGGGTAAATAATAAATTGACATCAAAAGGTACTAATGAaaagtttctcttttttctttctttgttatattATTAATGCCTGATGTACCAGCTGTTGCTCTTCTTTCTAGCTATTCCATGAAATATGCTGCTGTTCCAGTCGAACTGGCGTGAATTTTAGAGTTTATGTCCCCAGGTACTAGCCATGGAGGGAGCAGTTGCTTTGAGTCTACTCTTTACACTTGCTGAATGGCTCAGAACTTATTCTCCACAATTCACCTGGTTTATCCTTGCTACAGATTCAGTCATGCAGGAAAATGGGGGATCAGTTATATCacagtgtttgcatgtgtgtcATGAGAGATGAATGAAGTAGAAAACCAGGGTTCCCTGGGTCCAGGGTAATAGGACCCTGCTGGGGTAGGGTGGGGATCGTCCCAGACTTCCACCCTGCAACCTCTAACCCTGCTGGCCTTTCCCACCCTGACTGACCTCTGCCCCCCAAGACATCCCCAAGGACCCTGATATTGCAGGGGAATAGGAGCCAAACAGCCTTGTCCAAAAGCTGCCCTGGCAAGCTGTGTGGCTTTGACTAGGTCCCTTCACCTCTGTGAGCTTGGGACTGGAAGCTCTCCAAGGGG is part of the Manis pentadactyla isolate mManPen7 chromosome 1, mManPen7.hap1, whole genome shotgun sequence genome and harbors:
- the NMNAT3 gene encoding nicotinamide/nicotinic acid mononucleotide adenylyltransferase 3 isoform X5, translated to MARLAVQTSNWIQVDSWESEQTQWMETVKVLRHHHRELLRALPPTEGPDHGTPASRAPAAVPEVKFLCGADILKSFQTPNLWKDSDIEEIVKKFGVVCVSRTGYDPEGYISSSPILQRYQRNIHLAREPVQNDISATYIRQALRQGQSVKYLLPDAVIAYIRDHNLYMRDTSWTGNHSMPRNEGKTSWGGPSTSPLSPS
- the NMNAT3 gene encoding nicotinamide/nicotinic acid mononucleotide adenylyltransferase 3 isoform X4, whose amino-acid sequence is MKSRIPVVLLACGSFNPITNMHLRLFEVARDHLHQTGLYQVIRGIISPVNDNYLKKDLVAAQHRVAMARLAVQTSNWIQVDSWESEQTQWMETVKVLRHHHRELLRALPPTEGPDHGTPASRAPAAVPEVKFLCGADILKSFQTPNLWKDSDIEEIVKKFGVVCVSRTGYDPEGYISSSPILQRYQRNIHLAREPVQNDISATYIRQALRQGQSVKYLLPDAVIAYIRDHNLYMRDTSWTGNHSMPRNEGKTSWGGPSTSPLSPS